The genomic interval GCTGGCGGATCAGGGAAATAGCCTCTTGCCCGCTCACCACCAGGATATGCGAGGCGCAGTAGGTCTCCGGGGTGGTAAACTCGGCCTGGGAAAGCCCGTAGATAAGCCGGAGCGCGGATTCGCTGGGTTGGATCTGCCCCTGAAGGCGCTCGAGGTAGGCGTTGTAGGTGAGGGCTTCATACACCAGCATCCGGTAATCGTCGAGGCTGGCGAGGCCCACCTGGTTCAACGCTTGGCCGAAAGCCTCGTCGCTTTCAAAATCCTTGCGGGCCTCGGCCACCTGGTCTTCAACGGCCTCTTTGCTCGCCGCCAAGCCCGCCCGCTCGGCGGCTTTGATGACGGCATAATCCTGGGCTAGGCGCTCGAGGAACTGCGGTTTGAAGCGCTCAAACTGGGACTCCGTCTCCGGCGTGGCGGGCACCCCTTGCCGCTGAAGCGAGGTCTTGACAAAAAACCCCCATTCGAGATCGAAGTAGCTTTTCCTCAGCGCCTGTCCCCCCACCTCCGCCACCACCGGGTCGTCCTGCTGGGGCGACGTCTGCTGGGCCAACGAGAGGGAGAAAAGCGCAAGGAGGCAAATCAAGAATCTAGGCATGTCGCTATGCTAACACGCAGCGCCGACAGTTTCGCTCGTTCCGCCTTCCCAAAGATGGTAGAATCCGCCCCGTGAAGCTCAAGCCTCCCGATCGGGCCGCCCCGCTAGCCCCTCTTGCCCCAACACCAGAGGGGGTATGCCCGCGCGCCTAGCCGTCATCGGTGGGGGGATGGCGGGGTTGGTGGCCGCCTATTACGCCCAGCGAGCCGGGCTCGAGGTTAGGGTGCTCGAGGCCGCCCCCCGCTTTGGCGGGAAGCTCTTCTCGCTGCGCGGGGAGGGGTTCGTGGTGGAAGCCGGGGCTGACTCCCTCCCGGCGACCCCCGAAGTGCTCGAGCTGGCCAGGGAGCTCAACCTCACGAAACGCCTCCTCTCCCCCCACGCCAACTCCAGCTACCTGCTTTACCGGGGTAAGGTCCAGGCCCTCCCCCAAGTCCCCCTGGCCCAGCTCCCCTGGGCCATCCGCCCGCTGCTCTCCCCGGCAGGGCAGCTGCGGCTGGCCTTTGAACGGTTCGTAGGCCCAGCCGCCGACCCCGACGAAGCTTTGGGATCGTTTATCCGTCGCCGCTTCGGAGAGGAGGCCTGGGCGATCCTGGCCCGCCCCCTCAGCCACGCCGTGTACGGGGCCGACCCCGAGGATCTCTCGGTGCGCTCGACCTTCCCGGAGTTGTGGGAAAGCGAGCAGAGGAACGCCTCCGTACAACAACCCGCCGAGGCCATCTCCCTGGAGGACGGAATGGGAACTTGGATCAGCGCGCTGCTGCAAAGCCTCGAGGGAAAGGTGCAGCTCGGCTGTGGGCTCGAGGTGGTAGCGATGGGGCGGGAAGGAGAGGCGTGGCAGATTTTTACCCCCCAGGGTCGGCTCGAGGCCGAGGCAGTGATCCTCGCCACCTCTGCGCAGCGCGCTGCTCGCATCTTGCGCCCCATCTACCCTCAGGCCACCGCTCTGCTCAACCAGGTACCCACCCTCCCGGTCGCGACGGTGGCGCTGGCCTTCCGGGAGGAAGGCTTGCCGAGCCTGCCCGGCCACGAGGTAATCCTGGACGGAAACTATCGAGCCGAGAGCTTTCTTTGGGCGAGTCAGCGTTGGGCGGGGCGGGCTCCTGAAGGCTTCCAGTGGGTACGGGTGAACTTCGCCAAAGAGGCGGCGCGGCTGGGAGATGCCGAGCTGGTGCGCCTAGCCCAGGTCGAGCTCGAGCGCTATGTGGGAAGCGCAAGGATGCCCAAGCCCTTGGCGAGCTGGTCGTTCCGCCTGGGTACGATCCCCATCTATCAAGTCGGCCATAAGCGCCGGGCGGAGGCCATCGAGGGGGCAATAGACCGAATGCCGGGAGTCTACACCGCCGGGTTGGGCCTCCGAGGTCTCAGCTTGGCGGATAGCGTACGGGAGGGGCAGAAGGCGGTCAGGAGGGCCCTCAACTACCTGGCCCTCTCCCCCGCCTCGCCCACCCCCTAGCCGAGGGAAGCCACTCATCCTAGGAAAGGCCGCAAAATCGCCCCTACCTGCCCCGTCTCGATCAAAAAGGCATCGTGCCCGTGAGGGCTTTGGATCTCCTCGTAGCGCCCGCCGGCCAGCTCTGCCGCATCGCGAACCTCCGAAGCGGGGTAAAGCACATCGGTGTCGATCCCTACGAAGAGGGAGGGAATGGGTTGAAGGCGCTCCAAAGCCGCCGCCACCCCGCCCCGGCCCCGGCCCACGTCGTGGGTATCCATGGCCAGCGAAAGGGTTAAGTAGGCGTTGGCGTCGAAGCGGCGGATGAATTTCTCCCCCTGGTAGACCACGTAGCTCTCGCCCCGCTCGGGAGCCTGCCGCCAGCGCTCGGCAAAGGATCTGGGAGCGCGGTAGGAGAGCATGGCGATCGAGCGGGCCAGTTGCAATCCTAGGGGCTGCTCGCTGTAGTAACCGCCCCGATACGCCGGGTCAGCGGTGATGGCATCGCGCGAAAGCCGGTTGAAAGCCCTAGCCCACGGCCCGTGGACGGGTGGGGCCGCCAACACCACCATCTTGCGCACCCGCTGAGGAAACAAGAGGGCGAACTCCATGGCCACCATCCCCCCCAGGCTGCCGCCGATCACCGTGACCTTTTCCACCCCCAAGAGGTCCAACAGCCGGGCCTGGGCTCGAGCCAGGTCGCGGATGGTGAGCCGGGGGAAGGTCGGGCCGTAGGCCAGTCCGGTCCGGGGGTTAGGGGTGAGGGGGCCGGTGCTGCCGTAGCAGCTACCGATATGGTTGGCGCAGATCACGTAGTGCCGCGCCGGGTCGAGGGGCCTCCCCGCCCCCACCAGATCGTCCCACCAGCCCTGCGGACCGAAAGCCTGCTCGAGCGGGCTCAGCCCCTTGAGCGCCAGCTCGCCGTAGGTTCCAGCCAAATGCGCACTCCCGGTGAGGGCGTGGAAGACCAGGTAAGCGTTGTCCTTGGCCGAGTTGAGCCGCCCGTAGGTCTCGAAGCGCAGCCGTAGCTCGGGAAGAAGCCCGCCGTGCTCGAGGGCGAAGTTCTCCTCCTGGAGGATAGCCGTGCAAGGAATGGGCTCTTGGGCGATATCGGGCTGGGGTACGGGTAAGCGCAAAATCGCCCCGTGCTCTCCCCACACCTCCCAGACAATGGGCTCGGATTCGGGTTGGAACGGTTCGCGCACCACCTGAACCTCCCTTGAGGTCACACGCCGTACGCCGAAGGTTTTTTCGACCTGCGACGCACGGCTCAATCTGCCGCCACCGAGGTCTTGGCCTGCAACGCCTGCTTGAGGTCGGCCTGGAGATCCTCCAGCGCCTCGATCCCCACGCTGAGCCGCACCAGCTCAGGGCTTACCCCAGCGCGGAGCTGCTCCTCGGCGGAGAGCTGGGAGTGGGTGGTAGAGGCCGGGTGAATGGCCAGGGTACGGGTATCGCCCACATTGGCCAGGTGCGAGACGAGCTCGAGACGGCCGATGAAGCGCTTGGCCGCCTCGTAGCCCCCCTTGAGCCCGAAGGTGAGCACCGCCCCCGGCTTGCCTTTGAAGTACTTGACGGCCTTGGCGTAGCTGGGGTGGTCCTCCAGCCCGGGGTAGTTGACCCAGGCCACCTCCTCCTGCTCGCGCAACCAGTGGGCGAGGGCAAGGGTGTTGTGCACTGAGCGCTCAGCCCGAAGGGAAAGTGTTTCCAACCCCAGCAGCAAGAGCCAGGCCTCGAAAGGACCCAGGGCCTGCCCCTGGTCGCGCAGGCCGTCCACCCGGGCCTTTAGGATAAAGGCCAGGTGGCCGAAGGCCTTGGTCAGCTCGAGGCCGTGGTAGCCGGGCTGGGGCTGGGTGAGCAGGGGGTAGCGCCCGTTCTCCCAGTCGAAGTTGCCCCCGTCCACGATCAATCCCGCGATAACCGCCCCGTGCCCGCCGATCCACTTGGTGGCCGAGTGCACCACCACGTTGGCCCCCCACTCGAGGGGCCGGAACAGGTACCCCCCCTGGCCGAAAGTGTTGTCCACGAAGAGAGCGATGCCACGTTCCTGGGCGGCTTGGGCAATATTCTCAAAGTCGGGAATGTTAAGCGCCGGGTTCCCCACCGACTCGAGGTACCAAAACCGGGTGTTGGCGTCGGTCAGGGCGATGAACTCTTCGGCGGTCTCGGCCCGGCTGGTGAAACGGCTCTCGATGCCCAACCGGGGCAGGGTAACTTTGAACTGGTTGATACTCCCGCCGTAGAGATTGGGGGTGCTGACGAAGTTATCCCCCGCTTGAGCGATATTGGTAATCGCCAGAAACTGCGCCGCGTGCCCCGAGCTGGTAGCGAGCGCAGCAGCCCCGCCCTCGAGCGCGGCGATGCGCTTCTCCAGCACGTCGGTGGTGGGGTTCATGATGCGGGTGTAGATGTTGCCGAACTCCTGCAGCCCAAAGAGCCGCGCCGCGTGGTCGGCGTCCTTGAACTGGTAGCTGGTGGTGGCGTAGATGGGCACCTGGCGGGCCCCGGTGCTGGGGTCGGGGCTATAGCCGGCGTGGAGCTGTAGGGTCTCGAAGCGGAGCTTCTTCTCGGACATATCGAACTCCTACCGCGTTTGGATTTGGGGCGCTGTCTGGCCTTTGCACACGCTTTGGGGTAGGAGTTTATAAAGAAAAACTCCCATCCCGATTCGTTCTCTTGGCTGGCGTGTGCCAGCGAATCTGGAAGGGAGTCACTGTGCCTAGCTCGTCCCTTCTCTCATCTTTCCCGGGCGTTTCCCCCGTCCGGGTCGGAATTGGCACCTTTGGTAAGCCACAGTCGGTGATGGGCGAATGGGCTTACCGGGTTGCCGCGACTTCATCGGGCCGAATCCCTCAGTCGCTCTGGATAAGAGAACGCACCTCTTTGTTGCCGCGCCCCGGCGCGGTTAGAGGTGAGTGTAGGGGTTGGCCGGGCGGCTGTCAAGCTTCTCCGCCCGAGGCAGCAGCCCGCAGGCTGTCATCCTTGACGTTTGGTATACCAAAGCGTATACTTCTTTCCAATGCGTGGCATCTCCTGCATCCTAGGCCCCCGAGCTCCGTGGGCCTGATGGTGCCGTACCCCCAGAAGCCCCGGAGCGAACCATCTCCGGGGCCTTTGCTGCGCGTAGAGGAGGAAGCCTGATGGGAAAAAGCCTGTACGAAAAGGTCTGGGAAGCCCACGCCATCCGCACGCTGCCGGGCGGCCAGACTCAGCTTTTCATCGACACCCACCTCATCCACGAGGTCACCTCGCCCCAAGCGTTCGGCATGCTCAAGGACCTGGGGCTTCGGGTGCGCTTCCCCGAGCGCACCTTCGCCACCGTGGACCACATCGTGCCCACCCATAGCCTTCTTGAGCCCTTCGCCGATCCCCAGGCCGACGAGATGATCCGAAAGCTGCGGGAGAACGTGCGGGAACACGGCATCACCTTCTTCGACGTGACCAGCGGCCTGCAGGGCATCGTGCACGTGATCGGGCCCGAACAGGGCATCACCCAGCCAGGCATGACCATCGCCTGCGGCGACTCCCACACCTCCACCCACGGGGCCTTTGGGGCCATCGCCTTCGGCATCGGCACCACCCAGGTGAGGGATGTGCTGGCCACGCAGACCCTGGCCATGAGCAAGCTCAAGGTGCGGCGCATCAACGTCGACGGGCGGCTGCGGCCCGGCGTGTACGCCAAGGACGTGATCTTGCATATCATCAAGGTGCTGGGCGTCAACGGTGGCCTCGGCTATGCCTACGAGTACGGCGGCAGCGTATTCGACAACTTCAGCATGGAAGAGCGCATGACCGTGTGCAACATGAGTATCGAAGGCGGAGCGCGCTGCGGCTACGTCAACCCCGACCAGACCACCTTCGACTACCTCAAAGGCCGCCCCTATGCGCCCAAGGGAGCCGAGTGGGAGGCGGCAGTCGAGCGCTGGAAGGCCCTGGCCTCCGACCCCGATGCCCACTACGACGACGTGGTGAACATTCGGGCCGAGGAGATCGCCCCTACCGTGACCTGGGGCATCAACCCCGGCCAAGGCTGCGCCATCACCGACCGCGTGCCCGACCCCGCCGACTACCCCGAGTCCGCGCGGGCGGGGCTCGAGGAGGCCCTCCGGCACATGAAGCTTCGGCCCGGCCAGCCCATCAAGGGGGTGAAGGTGGACGTGGCCTTCCTGGGAAGCTGCACCAACGGGCGCATCTCCGACTTCCGCGAGGTGGCGAAGTACCTCAAGGGGCGCAAGGTAGCTCCCGGCGTGCGGGCCATCGCGGTGCCGGGCTCGCAGGTAGTGGCCAAGCAGTGCGAGGAGGAGGGCATCGCCGAGATCTTCCGCGAGGCCGGCTTCGAGTGGCGGGGCGCGGGCTGCTCGATGTGCTTGGCCATGAACCCGGACAAGCTCGTCGGCGACGAGCTGTGCGCCTCCTCCTCCAACCGCAACTTCAAGGGGCGGCAGGGCTCGGCTACGGGCCGCACGGTGCTGATGAGCCCGGTGATGGTGGCCGCGGCGGCGGTGACGGGCGTGATCAGCGACGCGCGCGAGGTGTTCGGAGTGAGCGATCTGGTAAGCGCCTGAGCTCCTTAGGGAGACTTAGCTGCCCGAAAGGATGCAAGTGGTATTTTTAGGCCGTGAGCAGGAAAAGCACTTCCGAGCGGGTTCTGAACCCGTACCTTGGCCTGGGTGGGCAGAAACTTTTCGGCCTGGCTATGCCCTTTGCAAGGGTAGATGGGGTATTAGGGTGAGGTCTTCCGCCTTACGCATCGTTGGGGGGGTTGGCCTGGTGCTCTTGGGCGTGGTGGTTGCCGGTCTTGGAATCGCCCTTTCGGGATTCGCTGGGAAAGCCGTATCTCCCCAGGGTTATGTGATCCTAGCTGCGGGCTTAGCCCTTTCAGGCCTGATGGTTACAGCAGGAATCGTGGTTTTGCTGAGCGTGTTCAAAGAGTAGGAGGAAAAGTGGCCCTCGAACCGATCAGACAAGTCATCGGACGTGCCGTGCACGTCCCCGGCAACGACATCGACACCGACCGCATCACCCCGGCCCGCTACCT from Meiothermus sp. Pnk-1 carries:
- the hemG gene encoding protoporphyrinogen oxidase, with amino-acid sequence MPARLAVIGGGMAGLVAAYYAQRAGLEVRVLEAAPRFGGKLFSLRGEGFVVEAGADSLPATPEVLELARELNLTKRLLSPHANSSYLLYRGKVQALPQVPLAQLPWAIRPLLSPAGQLRLAFERFVGPAADPDEALGSFIRRRFGEEAWAILARPLSHAVYGADPEDLSVRSTFPELWESEQRNASVQQPAEAISLEDGMGTWISALLQSLEGKVQLGCGLEVVAMGREGEAWQIFTPQGRLEAEAVILATSAQRAARILRPIYPQATALLNQVPTLPVATVALAFREEGLPSLPGHEVILDGNYRAESFLWASQRWAGRAPEGFQWVRVNFAKEAARLGDAELVRLAQVELERYVGSARMPKPLASWSFRLGTIPIYQVGHKRRAEAIEGAIDRMPGVYTAGLGLRGLSLADSVREGQKAVRRALNYLALSPASPTP
- a CDS encoding peptidylprolyl isomerase — protein: MPRFLICLLALFSLSLAQQTSPQQDDPVVAEVGGQALRKSYFDLEWGFFVKTSLQRQGVPATPETESQFERFKPQFLERLAQDYAVIKAAERAGLAASKEAVEDQVAEARKDFESDEAFGQALNQVGLASLDDYRMLVYEALTYNAYLERLQGQIQPSESALRLIYGLSQAEFTTPETYCASHILVVSGQEAISLIRQLGQGADFAELAKRYSQDPGSKDNGGDLGCEPRGTYVTAFENAMLRLKVGQTSREPVRTEFGFHVIRLNKIEPSTVRPFDEVKSSIADAVLQQAVEKLLNRIGQRAGITLYPERLGLSAQP
- the metX gene encoding homoserine O-acetyltransferase; translated protein: MVREPFQPESEPIVWEVWGEHGAILRLPVPQPDIAQEPIPCTAILQEENFALEHGGLLPELRLRFETYGRLNSAKDNAYLVFHALTGSAHLAGTYGELALKGLSPLEQAFGPQGWWDDLVGAGRPLDPARHYVICANHIGSCYGSTGPLTPNPRTGLAYGPTFPRLTIRDLARAQARLLDLLGVEKVTVIGGSLGGMVAMEFALLFPQRVRKMVVLAAPPVHGPWARAFNRLSRDAITADPAYRGGYYSEQPLGLQLARSIAMLSYRAPRSFAERWRQAPERGESYVVYQGEKFIRRFDANAYLTLSLAMDTHDVGRGRGGVAAALERLQPIPSLFVGIDTDVLYPASEVRDAAELAGGRYEEIQSPHGHDAFLIETGQVGAILRPFLG
- a CDS encoding O-acetylhomoserine aminocarboxypropyltransferase/cysteine synthase family protein yields the protein MSEKKLRFETLQLHAGYSPDPSTGARQVPIYATTSYQFKDADHAARLFGLQEFGNIYTRIMNPTTDVLEKRIAALEGGAAALATSSGHAAQFLAITNIAQAGDNFVSTPNLYGGSINQFKVTLPRLGIESRFTSRAETAEEFIALTDANTRFWYLESVGNPALNIPDFENIAQAAQERGIALFVDNTFGQGGYLFRPLEWGANVVVHSATKWIGGHGAVIAGLIVDGGNFDWENGRYPLLTQPQPGYHGLELTKAFGHLAFILKARVDGLRDQGQALGPFEAWLLLLGLETLSLRAERSVHNTLALAHWLREQEEVAWVNYPGLEDHPSYAKAVKYFKGKPGAVLTFGLKGGYEAAKRFIGRLELVSHLANVGDTRTLAIHPASTTHSQLSAEEQLRAGVSPELVRLSVGIEALEDLQADLKQALQAKTSVAAD
- the leuC gene encoding 3-isopropylmalate dehydratase large subunit, whose product is MGKSLYEKVWEAHAIRTLPGGQTQLFIDTHLIHEVTSPQAFGMLKDLGLRVRFPERTFATVDHIVPTHSLLEPFADPQADEMIRKLRENVREHGITFFDVTSGLQGIVHVIGPEQGITQPGMTIACGDSHTSTHGAFGAIAFGIGTTQVRDVLATQTLAMSKLKVRRINVDGRLRPGVYAKDVILHIIKVLGVNGGLGYAYEYGGSVFDNFSMEERMTVCNMSIEGGARCGYVNPDQTTFDYLKGRPYAPKGAEWEAAVERWKALASDPDAHYDDVVNIRAEEIAPTVTWGINPGQGCAITDRVPDPADYPESARAGLEEALRHMKLRPGQPIKGVKVDVAFLGSCTNGRISDFREVAKYLKGRKVAPGVRAIAVPGSQVVAKQCEEEGIAEIFREAGFEWRGAGCSMCLAMNPDKLVGDELCASSSNRNFKGRQGSATGRTVLMSPVMVAAAAVTGVISDAREVFGVSDLVSA